A single genomic interval of Hoplias malabaricus isolate fHopMal1 chromosome 7, fHopMal1.hap1, whole genome shotgun sequence harbors:
- the sesn1 gene encoding sestrin-1 isoform X2, which yields MRHASADNNTVKNTSLAVTDLFKICTNCERLSKKDIGVRIPRPLGNGPSRFIPEKEILQISKVDARTQSIFQEAFSLGHLDNISLVMGFHPQYLECFLRTQHYLLQMDGPLSLHYRHYIGIMAAARHQCSYLVNLHVNDFLQVGGDPKWLNGLDGAPRKLQALGELNKVLAHRPWLLTKTHIESLLKAEEHSWSLAELIHAVVLLTHYHSLASFTFGCGITPDIHTEGGHTFRPPSLSGYCVCDIANGNGAVEEMLGNNQMTEVSGEVEVLMERMKQLQECRDEEEASQEEMATRFEREKTESMLVSTAEDEECVPSRDVSRHFEDPSYGYQDFSRRGEHVPTFRVQDYSWEDHGFSLVNRLYPDVGQLLDEKFQIVYNLTYNTMATHQGVDTSMLRRAIWNYIHCMFGIRYDDYDYGEINELLDRNFKVYIKTMVCSPEKTTKRMYESFWRQFQHSEKVHVNLLLMEARMQAELLYALRAITRYMT from the exons ATGAGGCACGCGTCAGCAGATAACAACACAGTGAAAAACACTTCTCTGGCAGTGACAGACTTGTTTAAAATTTGCACAAACTGCGAGCGGCTTAGTAAAAAG GACATTGGAGTGCGAATCCCCAGACCACTGGGAAACGGACCAAGTAGATTCATCCCGGAGAAAGAG aTCCTTCAAATCAGCAAAGTGGATGCCAGAACGCAGTCCATATTTCAGGAGGCCTTCTCTCTTGGTCACCTTGATAACATTTCCCTGGTGATGGGGTTCCACCCTCAGTATCTGGAGTGTTTCCTGAGGACGCAGCATTACCTGCTTCAGATGGACGGGCCTCTGTCCCTGCACTATAGGCATTATATTGGAATAATG gCAGCTGCCAGGCATCAGTGTTCCTACTTGGTCAACCTGCACGTGAACGATTTCCTGCAGGTTGGGGGTGATCCTAAATGGCTAAATGGTCTTGATGGAGCCCCCCGGAAGCTACAGGCACTGGGGGAACTTAACAAAGTCTTGGCGCACAGGCCGTGGCTGCTCACCAAAACGCACATTGAG AGTCTACTGAAGGCAGAGGAGCACAGCTGGTCTTTGGCGGAGCTTATCCATGCTGTAGTGCTTCTAACACACTACCACTCTCTGGCATCATTCACCTTTGGCTGTGGGATCACTCCAGACATTCACACTGAGGGAGGACACACTTTCAGACCCCCCTCACTCAGCGGCTACTGCGTGTGTGACATTGCCAATGGCAACGGCGCTGTGGAGGAGATGCTGGGAAACAACCAG ATGACTGAAGTGTCAGGGGAAGTTGAAGTGCTGATGGAGAGAATGAAGCAGCTCCAGGAATGTCGTGATGAAGAGGAGGCCAGTCAAGAGGAAATGGCCACACGCTTTGAGCGAGAGAAGACTGAGAGCATGCTAGTGTCCACAGCTG AGGATGAGGAGTGCGTTCCATCCAGAGACGTGTCACGGCATTTCGAGGACCCCAGCTACGGCTATCAAGATTTCTCCAGGAGAGGAGAGCATGTGCCTACCTTCAGAGTCCAG GACTACAGTTGGGAGGACCACGGCTTCTCCCTGGTGAACCGTCTGTATCCAGACGTAGGCCAGCTGCTTGATGAGAAGTTCCAGATTGTATATAACCTGACCTACAACACCATGGCCACGCACCAGGGTGTGGACACCTCAATGCTCCGTCGAGCCATCTGGAACTacattcactgcatgtttgGCATCAG GTATGATGATTACGATTACGGAGAGATCAATGAGTTGTTGGATCGCAACTTTAAAGTCTACATTAAGACTATGGTGTGTAGTCCAGAGAAGACAACCAAGAGGATGTACGAGAGTTTCTGGAGGCAGTTCCAGCACTCTGAGAAG GTCCATGTTAATTTGCTTCTTATGGAAGCGCGTATGCAGGCAGAATTGCTCTATGCTCTGAGAGCTATCACTCGCTACATGACATGA